The sequence CCTACAAAACCCGACCAAAACTAGCACAACATTTGATTACCATGTGCCAAATTTACAAAcgaataaaaaacaaaagcatGCTAATCAAGTTACATAACCGCTTGTGATTCAAAACAAAACTCGGATTTAATTTAATTCAGCTTGCAGTGCTTATCGCTTGGCGAGAGAAGCAGAGAGATATGGAGAGACAAAGCTAGTTCTATAGAGGTCAGTGGCTTATCAGacaagtttttttttcaaaataatgcAGACAAACGGGCTCTCCCGCAGAGATTTCTCCCCACAAATCCCCATAAATAGCAGTTTCTTTCAACGGGTTAACAAGCTAATTAGAGCGGAGTTAACTTACCAAACAGTTATAATAAGGTGTAATTATTGAATGAGAACCCGAAAAATGGCAATTAGTGGATTATTTTGAGTTAAGTCGATGTACAGAGCCGATCCCACGCATTCGAAATGAAAACCAGAGCGTTCAACACACAGCGAGTCCAGCACGACAACTGCCCCGCCAGCGGACGTAAGCTGCCTTGGCACCACCAGCGATCCACACAAGTGGCAAGCAGAGCACCAAGTGACTCAGCAGCGCGGCACAGTGTCCTCAGAATAGGGAAAGAAtaaagcaaaaataaaaaaaattatcaaaAAGAATACTTAATGAGAGGTTCAATAAAGAGAACTATTAATAAAGCAGGAAATAATAAAAGTAAGCAAggcaaactaaaaaaaaaatgcagtCGAGCTTATCCAAACACAAAtaatcagaaaaaaaaatttttttttagttaacGTAAGTAAATCTTTGCTTTTAAGGTTTAGacacaaatatattttccttAAATTCCATTTACTTGTTAAGACAATGTCTGAATAATCATGTATTAAGAAGTGGGATGTTTTCAAAGtgatcttacaattttttttataggttcaaggttttttttattttacaaaagTTACATAATCTTAAAGTGatcatacaatttttttaaatagtttcaagactttatttattttaaaaatattttaaaatagcatcgaaatcatatttttttaatggaacccagcaataatttttttatagttttacTACCCATAACATTTTTGCCTTTTCTCGCCCCACTGTGCCCCGCACCCGAGTCGAACCATAATAAACCGCTCGCTGGGCTCACACTGTCGGCGTTCAATTAAGCCACTGAAGTCGACGAGACAATGGATCAGTCTCCGGTAGGGGGCGTTGGGGCACTCAGGGGGTAAACCCGCCGATCTCGTCGAGAGCGAGAGTGTTGGGTGTCAGATCTCAGTGACCAGATTAAAGTCCCCCACAACAATGCTCTCTCCGAATCTCGGATTATTTGTCATTCAACTGCAGTTTGTCGTACATCTCGTGCATATTAAATAGAACAatcttttgaatttaaacgtCGAATTTTCCAGGTCTGGGCAAGCTGCTCAATCCCGATCTGGAGATCGCCTTGCAATTCTGCAGCCACTTGATATACGGCTACGCGGGACTACGGAATGAAAACCTCCAGGCGTACAGTCTGAACGAGAACCTGGATGTCTACAAGCATCAGTTCTCCGAGGTGACCGCCTTTAAGAGGAAGTATCCCCATCTGAAGGTTCTGCTGAGTGTGGGCGGTGATCGCGACATCGAGGTGGATAATCGCAATAAATATATCGAGCTCCTGGAGGCCGAGAAGGTTCGTCAAGTGGGTTTCATCCGATCGGCCTTTGACTTGGTCAAGAACTACGGCTTTGATGGCTTGGATCTGTCCTATCAGTTCCCCAAGAACAAGCCCAGGAAGGTTCACGGAGACTTGGGATTGGCCTGGAAGAGTATCAAGAAGCTATTCACTGGGGATTATATAGTGGATCCCAAATCCGATCTGCACAAGGAACAGTTTACCGCACTTGTTAGGGATGTCAAGGACTCCCTGCGAAATGATGGATTCCTGCTCAGTCTCACTGTACTACCCAATGTTAACTCTACTTGTAAGTAATATTAAAAGATATTCATATTTTAAGTTTAACTTTAATATAATCTTAACTTCAGGGTACTTTGACATTCCCGCTCTGAATGGCTTGGTGGACTTTGTTAATCTGGCCACCTTTGACTTCCTGACTCCTGCTCGTAACCCCGAGGAGGCGGATTATAGTGCTCCCATCTACCATCCCGATGGATCGAAGGATCGCTTGGCGCATCTCAACACTGAATTCCAGGTTGCCTACTGGCTAAACCAGGGATTCCCAGCGAATAAGATCAACGTGGGTGTGGCTACCTATGGAAATGCCTGGAAACTAACCAAGGACTCGGGTCTCGATGGAGTTCCAGTGGTGCCTGAGACCAAGGGACCAGCTCCCGAGGGTGGCCAGAGCCAAAAGCCAGGTCTACTTAGCTATGCCGAGATCTGCGGAAAGTTGTCGAATCCCCAGAATCAATTCCTCAAGGGCAACGATTCGCCACTGAGAAGGATTTCGGATCCCACCAAGAAATATGGTGGCATCGCCTATCGCCCCGTAGATGGTGCAATAACCGATGGTATTTGGGTGAGCTACGATGATCCCGATTCAGCCTCCAATAAGGCATCCTACGTACGTGCCCATAACCTAGGAGGCGTGGCCCTGTTCGATCTGAGTTACGATGATTTTCGTGGTCAGTGCACGGGTGAAAGGTATCCCATTCTGCGGGCAATCAAATATCGTCtgtaaaaacaaacaaaaatgttatgtGGAAATATACTTTTAATAAAAGATTTACCTATAATGGAAATTTGCCCTTgagaagtattttattcaaattaagtTCTTATCTCTTTAAGAACTAACAGTTATTCATGATTTCGATAAGTCTTTTTTGGGTTACCCATTGATTTATAAAGCcttgtttttataatgtttaatGGTTAAAGCTTTTCAGTGTGATTAATCATCTTAACCGAATCTGTTtgtaagttttatttattttgcacgTATTCGCTAAGTGCCTACTTTTATTGAACCTTGAAAGCACATCGTTAATAATCCGCACATAAATATAGTAAGCTCCTCCAAAATCCCTTAACCACTTTAATGctaaatatttacatatttttgtgCGTGAGTAACGAACAATAACGACCTTGCTAATTCGTCAACACGTTATAAACTGCAGACTTATCAGTGGGTGCACCCATAAATAGCCGTAGGTTTAGCCTATTTAAACTATGAGTCGGTGGGTATTATCTCGAGCAAGACCTACTATATGTTCctgttttcttttattttgtgtAAATTACCGAGCCGAGAGGTGATCTCATTGAACCCGATGTCAGCTTGTCACTTGAGACAAACAATTTCGTTGAATTTCGTTGATAATAAGCCCCTCCGAATTACGTTTGCTATTGTTCGTCCGGGGTTTTTGGTTCGTTACGGAGAATCGGGCGGAGGTGGTTCCACTGAAAAGCTCCACAGTCCACATTTATTCCAATTCCCAGAGCCAAGTGTCATTTCGAATTCAGTTTGGTTTCGCATCTCGCCGGCGGCGGACTGTTACAAAATAATACCTCTGAAGTATATAGTATTTATTTACTGGACTTCGTATAGCTCTCTGGGTTTATCTCTCTCTCTGCAAAGATGACTGGCTCTCTGTGGCTCAGTTTGGCACTGAGTCTGGCTGTTTTGGCTCAATACCAAGTGAGCGCCACCTCTAATCTGGTTTGTTTCTACGACTCTCAGGGTTTCCAGCGTCAGGGTAAgtttttttcaattaaatatataacattttctaATTTGTAAGCCCCCTTTTTAGGCCTGGCTCAGTTCTCGATGACCGATATAGAGCTGGCCCTGCAATTCTGCACCCATTTAATTTACGGCTATGCGGGTGTTAATGCCGATAACTACGAAATGCAGAGCATTAATAAGAGATTGGATCTAGAGCAGCGTCATCTGGCACAGATCACCAGTTTGAAGGATCGCTATCCCCACATAAAGTTCCTGTTGAGCGTTGGTGGAGATGCCGATTCGAACGATGGGAACCAGTATATTAAGCTGTTGGAGTCGGGACAGCAGGGTCATAGGCGCTTCATCGAATCTGCTCGGGATTTAGTCAGGCGTTACAATTTTGATGGCCTGGACTTGGCCCTCCAACTGCCCAGGAATAAACCCCGCAAAGTTCACGGCGATGTTGGTTCTGCCTGGAAGAGTTTCAAGAAGTTCTTCACCGGCGATTATATCGTGGATACCGAATCGGAAACCCACAAAGGTCAGGTGACTGCCCTGATCAAGGACCTGAATGCCGCCCTGAAACAAAATAATCTGCTGCTCAGTCTCACCGTTTTGCCAAATGTTAACTCAAGCTGTAAGTATACAAACAATATCATTATTTATTCCAGCTTACCGGTGTAATTAAATGACTCAGAATGCGGTTTATTTGCGTCACTTAATAACGATGAAAGCCACTGacaaaacaaacttttttaattgatttaGAATTGTGGATCACTTTATAAGCAACTGTTTGTTTAggctataaaaatattttattttgtggATAGttatattgaatattttataCTCTATGAACTCTAATTTTGTGGCAAGTCTAAGATAAATTATATCTAATGATATtaatgatatgatatgatacgATATGAtatcaatatatttttgtacaagttattatatattttatataataacaacaatattataaaatgtccaaaattaaaatatatgaacTAATGATATGATGATATAATGATATGTTATGATATGatttatcaatttatttttgaaaaagttattatatattattatataattcTTTTGGTACCATCAATCCATTAAATGCCTCTTTCTTTTAGGGTACTACGATGCTCCCTCGATTGCGCCCAGCTTGGACTTGATCAATCTGGGAACCTTTGACTTCGTGACCCCTCAACGCAATCCCGAGGAGGCCGACTTTTCAGCTCCAACCTACGGGGCCGTTGGAGAGAATCGCTTGGGACACTACAATGTGGACTTCCAAATGGAACACTGGCTGCTCCAAAGAGTGCCTGCCAATAAGATCCATATAGGAGTCGCCACCTATGGCAGGACCTGGAAGATGACCAAGGATTCGGGAGACTCTGGAATGCCAGTAGTTCATGACACCGAAGGACCTGCTCCAGCAGGACCTCAGAGCAAGAAGGAGGGCCTCCTCAACTGGGCTGAGATTTGCCAACTGATGCCGAACCCGGGTAATTCCAATGCTAGAGGACCGACTGCCCCAGTTAAAAGGGTTATCGATCCCACAAAACGGTATGGCAGCTACGCCTTCCGTGCCGCCGATGAGAATGGTGATCACGGACTATGGATCAGCTACGATGATCCGGATTCGGCATCTGGAAAGGCAAAATACGCCAGGGACAGGAATCTGGGAGGAGTGGCGCTGTTCGATTTAACCCAAGACGATTTCCGTGGTCAGTGCACCCAGGATCGATTCCCCATGCTGCGTGCCATCAAGTATCGACTTCTCTAGGCCCAATCCAGACCATAATCCAGACATCACCAGCACGCAAATGTCACAAGGAAAATTGTGGGGCAGCTAAAACAAATGTCAACCGATCGGTGGCTTTAGGCCTCCTTCTGTGTCTGTCCCTTTTTGCAAATTAATTACAAAGTTGTAAACTAAAATGCACCGCAAATTAATTCGATGGGCTTGGTCTTCAAGGGAGGAGGGAAATGGAGGGTAAATCAATACACTGATAGGAAAAATAGGTAACAAAGTTTAGCTATCATCTACTGAGTGAATTTTAACTTGTTAAGATGTAaggattttttattttggttgAACAATActgttttattttacttttgattacaacattatcaattacaatatttaataaaagcaaaatgaaaaatgtacttaatatttacatacatatgtaataCCTTAATATTTACATACATAGTACATATAAAATCTGATATCTTTTTGTAATTACACATTATGTGTTGTTTTGTCGGACTTTAGAATTATTTCAAGATATATAGTACATTTTTTATGATCTTTGTTAGGAGAAAAAgttttatgattattattaattatctGATTTCTTGTTcgtttaaaaactttttttttatttcaacattaaaaaaagtaatttaaaaatgtgatGCCCCAAAATATTGAATTAActcaatattttaataatacatttaaaatctcttatatttattttgatgatacattttgcaaatttattgaacaTATTGAATTGAATTGTTGTATTAactaatttataattttttcaagatcCCTGTTAAAACCCTAGATTTTTTTACGTATATCGGTTGCCTTCCCTCTGCTTTAATTGCCCCTTTTGCATTGAATTGTTTGGCGCCCACGTCTGGGCGAATCGGTCGCTTTATCATCTCGGACCCATCTTGGTCAAATGGCATTTTGCGGTGGTTTTTTCTTCGCCGATTTTCCTCTCTTTTTGTGGCCCCTGCTCAGATTTACAGATTTCGCCACAGAGGCCCAAAGAGTTGGAACTACTTAAGTTGGCTTTTGTGTAATTGGCGCTACATACGCGACTCCGAAAAAGCCAAACCGAACCGCGATCCATATGCGTACTCCACCACGAGACTGGACTTCCCCCCGAGGACCGTGTGTCTCCCCTGTTTACAGAATTGCTGACATACCACCATGCAAAGGTTGCCACTACAGTGAACTGTGGCCACAAGGACCCGGATCGGGGGTGTCTGGACCGACTGCCTCGACTGGCGACGACAACGACACGATGTAAGACAACTAAATTAAGTTATTGTTTCTTGGAAAATCGCGGGGCACTCAATGACTTGGTCATACTCTTTTAAGAGTAAATcttaaaatatctttaaaaaaaattcaaactACAAAAATGTCTTGGAAAATAAAGGATAATATATAGAATTCAAGCTTAAACAGctatttaacttatttatcaataattataaatgtaatatttttaaaaatactaaaaaaagaAACCTATGGGTGGTATTTATTTGAAAAGCAAGATATTTTAATAGCAGTTCGAAGtgcaataaatataaattaataagtcTATTAGAAATATATATCCTTATTATTAAAGTTATTAAACCTATTTTcataaatacatatttgtAATATTAAGTTAGCAAACTCCATCTATGAATACCCTAAAATTCCTTCTATATTTATCTAATAATCTCTGGCCAACTGGAGAATTTCCTCCTTATG is a genomic window of Drosophila suzukii chromosome 2L, CBGP_Dsuzu_IsoJpt1.0, whole genome shotgun sequence containing:
- the Idgf2 gene encoding chitinase-like protein Idgf2, coding for MKAWIWFTFVACLFAASTEAASNLVCYYDSSSYTREGLGKLLNPDLEIALQFCSHLIYGYAGLRNENLQAYSLNENLDVYKHQFSEVTAFKRKYPHLKVLLSVGGDRDIEVDNRNKYIELLEAEKVRQVGFIRSAFDLVKNYGFDGLDLSYQFPKNKPRKVHGDLGLAWKSIKKLFTGDYIVDPKSDLHKEQFTALVRDVKDSLRNDGFLLSLTVLPNVNSTWYFDIPALNGLVDFVNLATFDFLTPARNPEEADYSAPIYHPDGSKDRLAHLNTEFQVAYWLNQGFPANKINVGVATYGNAWKLTKDSGLDGVPVVPETKGPAPEGGQSQKPGLLSYAEICGKLSNPQNQFLKGNDSPLRRISDPTKKYGGIAYRPVDGAITDGIWVSYDDPDSASNKASYVRAHNLGGVALFDLSYDDFRGQCTGERYPILRAIKYRL
- the Idgf3 gene encoding chitinase-like protein Idgf3 produces the protein MTGSLWLSLALSLAVLAQYQVSATSNLVCFYDSQGFQRQGLAQFSMTDIELALQFCTHLIYGYAGVNADNYEMQSINKRLDLEQRHLAQITSLKDRYPHIKFLLSVGGDADSNDGNQYIKLLESGQQGHRRFIESARDLVRRYNFDGLDLALQLPRNKPRKVHGDVGSAWKSFKKFFTGDYIVDTESETHKGQVTALIKDLNAALKQNNLLLSLTVLPNVNSSWYYDAPSIAPSLDLINLGTFDFVTPQRNPEEADFSAPTYGAVGENRLGHYNVDFQMEHWLLQRVPANKIHIGVATYGRTWKMTKDSGDSGMPVVHDTEGPAPAGPQSKKEGLLNWAEICQLMPNPGNSNARGPTAPVKRVIDPTKRYGSYAFRAADENGDHGLWISYDDPDSASGKAKYARDRNLGGVALFDLTQDDFRGQCTQDRFPMLRAIKYRLL